The Oncorhynchus tshawytscha isolate Ot180627B linkage group LG30, Otsh_v2.0, whole genome shotgun sequence genome includes a region encoding these proteins:
- the afap1l1b gene encoding actin filament-associated protein 1-like 1b isoform X3, whose product MCGLPQHFSLELFLGNGGLSSSSAVEAAMEHLVSELNMLLKLLDQESVSRATTEKMSTVRSLLGQLQPSVNGSDFIYMNTSLYGNGTSFVESLFEEFDLDEFRPSPEELKEPVEEETPKIPPSKSPTDTPPPLPTTPPPEDYYEEAVPLDPGTATQYITANITKRISASPPNSIEDAYYEDADNNYPTTQINGPHKNSYADSDALSSSYESYDEEDEEAKGQDRTSQRWQSEENSVGPMKDCRICAFLLRKKRFGQWAKQLTVVRDNRLQCYKSIKDRSPHIELPLNLCNVIYIPKEARRKKHELRFSLPGGEALVLAVQSKEQAERWLKVIREVASQATSSEGLEGSSSPMIQRKMELDKLLGADKHTVVLVDKHTSDSDSVATGDNLPSGQLRDNCEGKGKRGAFSELTGSMSRAAGRKITRIISFSKKKPPLPGDTPSSYHHDDNPRCGYLNLLLSQCWRERWCCVRSGTLYLHKDRGDLGTHVRAVVLHGAEVIPGVGPKHPFAFRILQGGNEVAALEASCSEEMGRWLGVLLAESGCATSPEALHYDYVDVDTITSITDAARHSFLWATSSSSASTDSRTYDEVPYESILQPEEQVPRPGAQVKHHSSFPSSRETEKVDSLVTTKRHCSNANQHISGKYGKTRAEGDARRYLKEKDEMEKKREVLKSALLVLRNERKKVKEQLKDATGKQQKQLEKRFAQLEENCRGKEGERVDLELRLTEVKENLKKSLAGGVLGPPTESKPPRKVQISKVDHLYSETSMPVNCAAEMRKRPLSIYASSRGNVMQKAKEWESKKGT is encoded by the exons ATGTGTGGATTACCACAGCATTTCTCACTGGAGCTGTTTTTGGGAAATGGTGGGCTTTCTTCTTCTTCAGCTGTTGAAGCCG CGATGGAGCACCTGGTGAGTGAGCTGAACATGCTGCTGAAGCTGCTGGACCAGGAGAGTGTGAGCAGGGCCACAACGGAGAAGATGAGcacggtccggagcctgctggggCAGCTGCAGCCatcag TGAATGGATCAGACTTCATATACATGAACACTTCTCTTTATGGAAATGGCACCAGCTTTGTGGAATCCCTGTTTGAGGAATTCG ACCTGGATGAGTTCAGACCCTCCCCAGAAGAACTAAAGGAACCGGTAGAGGAGGAAACCCCCAAAATACCACCCTCAAAA AGTCCCACTGACACCCCACCTCCTCTGCCAACCACCCCTCCCCCAGAGGACTATTATGAGGAGGCAGTGCCCCTGGATCCAGGCACGGCGACCCAATACATCACCGCCAACATCACCAAACGCA TCAGTGCAAGTCCCCCAAATTCCATTGAAGATGCATATTATGAGGATGCTGACAATAATTACCCCACCACCCAAATCAATGGCCCGCACAAGAACTCAT ACGCTGATTCAGACGCGCTGAGCAGCTCCTATGAATCGtatgatgaggaggatgaggaggcgAAGGGCCAGGACAGGACTAGTCAGAGGTGGCAGTCAGAGGAGAACTCTGTGGGCCCCATGAAGGACTGTCGTATCTGTGCCTTTTTGCTGCGCAAGAAACGCTTCGGCCAATGGGCCAAACAGTTGACGGTCGTCCGTGACAACAGATTACAG TGCTACAAGAGCATTAAAGACAGAAGCCCACACATTGAGCTGCCGCTGAACCTGTGTAACGTCATCTACATTCCCAAAGAGGCACGCCGCAAGAAGCACGAGCTGCGTTTCTCCCTGCCTGGTGGAGAGGCCTTGGTGCTGGCTGTCCAGAGCAAGGAGCAGGCGGAACGATGGCTCAAGGTGATCCGGGAGGTGGCCAGTCAAGCCACCAGCAGTGAAGGATTAGAGGGCTCATCCTCTCCTATGATCCAGAGGAAGATGGAGCTGGACAAG ttACTAGGAGCTGACAAGCATACTGTAGTGTTGGTTGACAAGCACACCTCTGACTCTGACAGCGTGGCCACAGGTGACAACCTGCCCTCTGGTCAGCTTCGTGACAACTGTGAAG GGAAGGGAAAGAGGGGGGCGTTTTCAGAGCTGACGGGGTCTATGAGCAGAGCGGCTGGACGGAAGATCACCAGGATCATCAGTTTCTCTAAGAAGAAGCCTCCACTCCCAGGAGACACTCCGTCCTCCTATCACCATGACGACAACCCCCGCTGTG GTTACCTAAATCTACTGCTGAGCCAGtgttggagggagagatggtgctGTGTGAGGAGTGGAACACTGTACCTTCACAAAGACCGGGGCGACCTGGGTACTCACGTAAGAGCTGTGGTCCTCCATGGGGCTGAGGTCATACCTGGAGTAGGGCCCAAGCACCCCTTCGCCTTCCGCATCCTGCAAGGAGGCAACGAGGTGGCTGCCTTGGAG GCCAGCTGTTCAGAAGAGATGGGCCGCTGGCTGGGGGTTCTGCTGGCAGAGTCTGGCTGTGCCACCAGCCCTGAGGCTTTGCACTACGACTATGTAGACGTGGACACCATCACTAGCATCACAGACGCAGCAAGACACTCCTTCCT ATGGGCTACCTCCTCCAGCAGCGCCTCGACAGACTCCAGAACGTATGACGAGGTTCCTTACGAGAGCATATTG CAGCCAGAGGAGCAGGTGCCCAGACCAGGAGCTCAGGTGAAACACCACTCTTCTTTCCCTAGCAGCAGAGAGACTGAGAAGGTGGACTCCCTAGTCACCACAAAGAGACACTGCTCCA ATGCGAATCAGCATATATCAGGGAAGTATGGTAAAACACGAGCAGAGGGCGATGCCAGGAGGTACCTGAAGGAGAAAGACGAGATGGAGAAGAAGCGAGAGGTCCTCAAAAGTGCCCTGCTTGTGTTACGCAATGAGAGGAAAAAGGTGAAGGAACAACTAAAGGACGCTACAG GTAAGCAGCAGAAGCAGCTGGAGAAGCGTTTTGCCCAGCTGGAGGAGAActgcagggggaaggagggggagcgGGTGGACCTGGAGCTGCGTCTCACTGAGGTGAAGGAGAATCTAAAGAAGTCGCTGGCTGGAGGGGTGCTAGGGCCGCCCACAGAGAGCAAACCCCCCAGAAAG GTCCAGATCAGTAAAGTTGATCATCTATACAGCGAGACATCCAT
- the afap1l1b gene encoding actin filament-associated protein 1-like 1b isoform X6 — MEHLVSELNMLLKLLDQESVSRATTEKMSTVRSLLGQLQPSVNGSDFIYMNTSLYGNGTSFVESLFEEFDLDEFRPSPEELKEPVEEETPKIPPSKSPTDTPPPLPTTPPPEDYYEEAVPLDPGTATQYITANITKRISASPPNSIEDAYYEDADNNYPTTQINGPHKNSYADSDALSSSYESYDEEDEEAKGQDRTSQRWQSEENSVGPMKDCRICAFLLRKKRFGQWAKQLTVVRDNRLQCYKSIKDRSPHIELPLNLCNVIYIPKEARRKKHELRFSLPGGEALVLAVQSKEQAERWLKVIREVASQATSSEGLEGSSSPMIQRKMELDKLLGADKHTVVLVDKHTSDSDSVATGDNLPSGQLRDNCEGKGKRGAFSELTGSMSRAAGRKITRIISFSKKKPPLPGDTPSSYHHDDNPRCGYLNLLLSQCWRERWCCVRSGTLYLHKDRGDLGTHVRAVVLHGAEVIPGVGPKHPFAFRILQGGNEVAALEASCSEEMGRWLGVLLAESGCATSPEALHYDYVDVDTITSITDAARHSFLWATSSSSASTDSRTYDEVPYESILQPEEQVPRPGAQVKHHSSFPSSRETEKVDSLVTTKRHCSSKFPEDANQHISGKYGKTRAEGDARRYLKEKDEMEKKREVLKSALLVLRNERKKVKEQLKDATGKQQKQLEKRFAQLEENCRGKEGERVDLELRLTEVKENLKKSLAGGVLGPPTESKPPRKVQISKVDHLYSETSMPVNCAAEMRKRPLSIYASSRGNVMQKAKEWESKKGT, encoded by the exons ATGGAGCACCTGGTGAGTGAGCTGAACATGCTGCTGAAGCTGCTGGACCAGGAGAGTGTGAGCAGGGCCACAACGGAGAAGATGAGcacggtccggagcctgctggggCAGCTGCAGCCatcag TGAATGGATCAGACTTCATATACATGAACACTTCTCTTTATGGAAATGGCACCAGCTTTGTGGAATCCCTGTTTGAGGAATTCG ACCTGGATGAGTTCAGACCCTCCCCAGAAGAACTAAAGGAACCGGTAGAGGAGGAAACCCCCAAAATACCACCCTCAAAA AGTCCCACTGACACCCCACCTCCTCTGCCAACCACCCCTCCCCCAGAGGACTATTATGAGGAGGCAGTGCCCCTGGATCCAGGCACGGCGACCCAATACATCACCGCCAACATCACCAAACGCA TCAGTGCAAGTCCCCCAAATTCCATTGAAGATGCATATTATGAGGATGCTGACAATAATTACCCCACCACCCAAATCAATGGCCCGCACAAGAACTCAT ACGCTGATTCAGACGCGCTGAGCAGCTCCTATGAATCGtatgatgaggaggatgaggaggcgAAGGGCCAGGACAGGACTAGTCAGAGGTGGCAGTCAGAGGAGAACTCTGTGGGCCCCATGAAGGACTGTCGTATCTGTGCCTTTTTGCTGCGCAAGAAACGCTTCGGCCAATGGGCCAAACAGTTGACGGTCGTCCGTGACAACAGATTACAG TGCTACAAGAGCATTAAAGACAGAAGCCCACACATTGAGCTGCCGCTGAACCTGTGTAACGTCATCTACATTCCCAAAGAGGCACGCCGCAAGAAGCACGAGCTGCGTTTCTCCCTGCCTGGTGGAGAGGCCTTGGTGCTGGCTGTCCAGAGCAAGGAGCAGGCGGAACGATGGCTCAAGGTGATCCGGGAGGTGGCCAGTCAAGCCACCAGCAGTGAAGGATTAGAGGGCTCATCCTCTCCTATGATCCAGAGGAAGATGGAGCTGGACAAG ttACTAGGAGCTGACAAGCATACTGTAGTGTTGGTTGACAAGCACACCTCTGACTCTGACAGCGTGGCCACAGGTGACAACCTGCCCTCTGGTCAGCTTCGTGACAACTGTGAAG GGAAGGGAAAGAGGGGGGCGTTTTCAGAGCTGACGGGGTCTATGAGCAGAGCGGCTGGACGGAAGATCACCAGGATCATCAGTTTCTCTAAGAAGAAGCCTCCACTCCCAGGAGACACTCCGTCCTCCTATCACCATGACGACAACCCCCGCTGTG GTTACCTAAATCTACTGCTGAGCCAGtgttggagggagagatggtgctGTGTGAGGAGTGGAACACTGTACCTTCACAAAGACCGGGGCGACCTGGGTACTCACGTAAGAGCTGTGGTCCTCCATGGGGCTGAGGTCATACCTGGAGTAGGGCCCAAGCACCCCTTCGCCTTCCGCATCCTGCAAGGAGGCAACGAGGTGGCTGCCTTGGAG GCCAGCTGTTCAGAAGAGATGGGCCGCTGGCTGGGGGTTCTGCTGGCAGAGTCTGGCTGTGCCACCAGCCCTGAGGCTTTGCACTACGACTATGTAGACGTGGACACCATCACTAGCATCACAGACGCAGCAAGACACTCCTTCCT ATGGGCTACCTCCTCCAGCAGCGCCTCGACAGACTCCAGAACGTATGACGAGGTTCCTTACGAGAGCATATTG CAGCCAGAGGAGCAGGTGCCCAGACCAGGAGCTCAGGTGAAACACCACTCTTCTTTCCCTAGCAGCAGAGAGACTGAGAAGGTGGACTCCCTAGTCACCACAAAGAGACACTGCTCCAGTAAGTTTCCAGAAG ATGCGAATCAGCATATATCAGGGAAGTATGGTAAAACACGAGCAGAGGGCGATGCCAGGAGGTACCTGAAGGAGAAAGACGAGATGGAGAAGAAGCGAGAGGTCCTCAAAAGTGCCCTGCTTGTGTTACGCAATGAGAGGAAAAAGGTGAAGGAACAACTAAAGGACGCTACAG GTAAGCAGCAGAAGCAGCTGGAGAAGCGTTTTGCCCAGCTGGAGGAGAActgcagggggaaggagggggagcgGGTGGACCTGGAGCTGCGTCTCACTGAGGTGAAGGAGAATCTAAAGAAGTCGCTGGCTGGAGGGGTGCTAGGGCCGCCCACAGAGAGCAAACCCCCCAGAAAG GTCCAGATCAGTAAAGTTGATCATCTATACAGCGAGACATCCAT